A window of Echeneis naucrates chromosome 13, fEcheNa1.1, whole genome shotgun sequence contains these coding sequences:
- the LOC115052602 gene encoding arf-GAP with coiled-coil, ANK repeat and PH domain-containing protein 3 isoform X2 — MDTLLDLEECVKDSPEFRLNLDQFEAEVSQLETHLDKVMKLCGKMVQAGQAYSSANQLFLSSLAELSMYQKKDSIITTCLNQFYQGLNEIVSFHSLAETRREFVRIGEDLERAVVKNAQVSRHKASDAERASHLLLATQKCYQHFALDYCVQLNTFKTQQNVDILNSVFSFIHAQFTFFHQGFDLLRDLEPTMKTMAAQLSQLSADCAAKRKDLEIKHLLVQQRDASGEPIVNPCPGSDDIIQGYLFKQSRRKSKTWKRCWFSIRDNQLIYRKSHMENTVVLFEDFRLCAVKSLEHIDRRFCFELLSIQKCCSLQADSEKLRQAWLSALQGSIDLAYRERASMLLTQPEEPPSLLSVGENPLGLPSQRPAALSVALTGPGNQYCCDCGKEQPRWASINLGVVMCIECSGIHRSLGVHLSKVRSLTLDSWEAEQLKLLCVLGNHVMNRIYESRCSEEGRVKPTANSPRAEKEMWIKEKYVEKRFVQSSSSDGTQINKEKVGEHLYRAAIAGDLVAMAVALAEGAEVNSSVAEEEGRTPLIGAAIGGSLLACEFLLQNGANINYRDLRGQGALHAAATAGHTGQVCLLLKRGGNQYAADERGQDPLAIAMETAHADIVTLLRMARMNEEMRDSDGIFGAAGDDETFQDIFHDFSDMASHDPEKLTRRPFRWGEEAKGDEEKRERREGAGEMKNSQSSV, encoded by the exons ATGGACACATTGCTGGATCTCGAGGAGTGTGTCAAAGACTCACCTGAATTCAG ACTCAACCTGGATCAGTTTGAGGCTGAGGTTTCCCAGCTGGAGACACATCTGGATAAG GTGATGAAGTTGTGTGGTAAGATGGTACAGGCAGGACAAGCATACAGTTCAGCCAACCAGCTGTTCCTGAGCAGCCTGGCTGAGCTCTCCATGTACCAGAAGAAGGACAGCATCATCACT ACCTGTCTGAACCAGTTCTACCAAGGACTAAATGAGATCGTCAGCTTCCACAGt CTGGCAGAGACCAGGAGGGAGTTTGTTCGGATTGGAGAGGATCTGGAGAGGGCAGTGGTAAAAAATGCTCAGGTGTCTCGCCACAAAGCCAGTGATGCTGAGAGGGCGAGTCACCTGCTGCTTGCTACACAGAAATGCTACCAGCACTTTGCCCTGGACTACTGTGTGCAG cttaACACCTTCAAGACTCAACAGAATGTCGATATCTTAAACTCA GTTTTCTCCTTCATACATGCTCAGTTCACCTTTTTTCATCAAGGCTTCGACCTGCTCAGAGACCTCGAGCCTACCATGAAGACCATGGCAGCACAG CTTTCCCAGCTGTCAGCAGACTgtgcagcaaaaagaaaagacctGGAGATCAAACACCTGCTTGTACAGCAGAGA GATGCTTCAGGCGAACCTATTGTCAATCCATGCCCTGGGAGCGATGACATCATTCAGGGTTACCTGTTTAAACAGTCCAGGAGGAAATCGAAAACCTGGAAGAG GTGCTGGTTTTCCATCAGAGACAACCAACTGATTTACAGAAAGTCACACATG gaaaacacagtgGTCCTGTTTGAGGACTTCAGACTCTGTGCTGTCAAATCTTTGGAGCACATTGACCGCCGCTTCTGCTTTGAACTGCTCTCCATCCAGAA GTGCTGTTCTTTGCAGGCCGACTCAGAGAAGCTGAGGCAGGCCTGGCTCAGTGCCCTTCAGGGCAGCATCGACCTTGCctacagagagagagccagcaTGCTGCTCACCCAG CCTGAAGAGCCACCATCTCTCCTGAGTGTTGGGGAAAACCCATTGGGTCTCCCCTCTCAGAGGCCAGCTGCTCTTAGTGTAGCCCTGACAGGCCCTGGGAACCAGTACTGCTGTGACTGTGGAAAGGAGCAACCTCGCTGGGCCTCCATCAACCTTGGAGTTGTGATGTGCATTGAGTGTTCTGGCATTCACAG GAGCCTTGGTGTCCACCTATCAAAGGTGAGATCTCTCACTCTGGACTCATGGGAGGCTGAACAGCTGAAG cttctttgtgttttgggaAACCATGTTATGAACCGCATTTACGAGTCCCGGTGTTCAGAGGAAGGTCGAGTCAAACCCACAGCCAACAGCCCACG agcagagaaagagatgtGGATCAAAGAGAAATACGTGGAGAAGAGATttgtgcagagcagcagctcagatgGAACTC agATTAATAAGGAAAAAGTGGGGGAGCATCTGTACCGGGCAGCAATAGCAGGAGATCTGGTTGCCATGGCAGTGGCATTGGCAGAGGGGGCAGAAGTCAACAGCAGTGttgctgaggaggagggacgcaCACCACTGATTGGAGCTGCTATTGGG GGGTCACTGCTGGCCTGTGAGTTCCTTCTGCAGAATGGCGCTAACATCAACTACCGAGATCTGAGAGGACAAGGGGCGCTGCATGCTGCTGCCACCGCTGGACACACAGG ACAGGTGTGCCTGTTGCTGAAGAGAGGAGGCAATCAGTATGCTGCAGATGAGAGAGGGCAGGACCCATTAGCcattgccatggaaacagcCCATGCTGACATTGTTACTCT ACTGCGAATGGCCAGGATGAATGAAGAGATGAGAGATTCAGATGGCATCTTTGGAGCTGCGG
- the LOC115052602 gene encoding arf-GAP with coiled-coil, ANK repeat and PH domain-containing protein 3 isoform X1 — MDTLLDLEECVKDSPEFRLNLDQFEAEVSQLETHLDKVMKLCGKMVQAGQAYSSANQLFLSSLAELSMYQKKDSIITTCLNQFYQGLNEIVSFHSMLFDQTQRAISQQLTNLCTQFLPQLAETRREFVRIGEDLERAVVKNAQVSRHKASDAERASHLLLATQKCYQHFALDYCVQLNTFKTQQNVDILNSVFSFIHAQFTFFHQGFDLLRDLEPTMKTMAAQLSQLSADCAAKRKDLEIKHLLVQQRDASGEPIVNPCPGSDDIIQGYLFKQSRRKSKTWKRCWFSIRDNQLIYRKSHMENTVVLFEDFRLCAVKSLEHIDRRFCFELLSIQKCCSLQADSEKLRQAWLSALQGSIDLAYRERASMLLTQPEEPPSLLSVGENPLGLPSQRPAALSVALTGPGNQYCCDCGKEQPRWASINLGVVMCIECSGIHRSLGVHLSKVRSLTLDSWEAEQLKLLCVLGNHVMNRIYESRCSEEGRVKPTANSPRAEKEMWIKEKYVEKRFVQSSSSDGTQINKEKVGEHLYRAAIAGDLVAMAVALAEGAEVNSSVAEEEGRTPLIGAAIGGSLLACEFLLQNGANINYRDLRGQGALHAAATAGHTGQVCLLLKRGGNQYAADERGQDPLAIAMETAHADIVTLLRMARMNEEMRDSDGIFGAAGDDETFQDIFHDFSDMASHDPEKLTRRPFRWGEEAKGDEEKRERREGAGEMKNSQSSV, encoded by the exons ATGGACACATTGCTGGATCTCGAGGAGTGTGTCAAAGACTCACCTGAATTCAG ACTCAACCTGGATCAGTTTGAGGCTGAGGTTTCCCAGCTGGAGACACATCTGGATAAG GTGATGAAGTTGTGTGGTAAGATGGTACAGGCAGGACAAGCATACAGTTCAGCCAACCAGCTGTTCCTGAGCAGCCTGGCTGAGCTCTCCATGTACCAGAAGAAGGACAGCATCATCACT ACCTGTCTGAACCAGTTCTACCAAGGACTAAATGAGATCGTCAGCTTCCACAGt ATGTTGTTTGATCAGACTCAGAGAGCCATCAGCCAGCAGCTGACTAACCTCTGTACACA ATTCCTCCCTCAGCTGGCAGAGACCAGGAGGGAGTTTGTTCGGATTGGAGAGGATCTGGAGAGGGCAGTGGTAAAAAATGCTCAGGTGTCTCGCCACAAAGCCAGTGATGCTGAGAGGGCGAGTCACCTGCTGCTTGCTACACAGAAATGCTACCAGCACTTTGCCCTGGACTACTGTGTGCAG cttaACACCTTCAAGACTCAACAGAATGTCGATATCTTAAACTCA GTTTTCTCCTTCATACATGCTCAGTTCACCTTTTTTCATCAAGGCTTCGACCTGCTCAGAGACCTCGAGCCTACCATGAAGACCATGGCAGCACAG CTTTCCCAGCTGTCAGCAGACTgtgcagcaaaaagaaaagacctGGAGATCAAACACCTGCTTGTACAGCAGAGA GATGCTTCAGGCGAACCTATTGTCAATCCATGCCCTGGGAGCGATGACATCATTCAGGGTTACCTGTTTAAACAGTCCAGGAGGAAATCGAAAACCTGGAAGAG GTGCTGGTTTTCCATCAGAGACAACCAACTGATTTACAGAAAGTCACACATG gaaaacacagtgGTCCTGTTTGAGGACTTCAGACTCTGTGCTGTCAAATCTTTGGAGCACATTGACCGCCGCTTCTGCTTTGAACTGCTCTCCATCCAGAA GTGCTGTTCTTTGCAGGCCGACTCAGAGAAGCTGAGGCAGGCCTGGCTCAGTGCCCTTCAGGGCAGCATCGACCTTGCctacagagagagagccagcaTGCTGCTCACCCAG CCTGAAGAGCCACCATCTCTCCTGAGTGTTGGGGAAAACCCATTGGGTCTCCCCTCTCAGAGGCCAGCTGCTCTTAGTGTAGCCCTGACAGGCCCTGGGAACCAGTACTGCTGTGACTGTGGAAAGGAGCAACCTCGCTGGGCCTCCATCAACCTTGGAGTTGTGATGTGCATTGAGTGTTCTGGCATTCACAG GAGCCTTGGTGTCCACCTATCAAAGGTGAGATCTCTCACTCTGGACTCATGGGAGGCTGAACAGCTGAAG cttctttgtgttttgggaAACCATGTTATGAACCGCATTTACGAGTCCCGGTGTTCAGAGGAAGGTCGAGTCAAACCCACAGCCAACAGCCCACG agcagagaaagagatgtGGATCAAAGAGAAATACGTGGAGAAGAGATttgtgcagagcagcagctcagatgGAACTC agATTAATAAGGAAAAAGTGGGGGAGCATCTGTACCGGGCAGCAATAGCAGGAGATCTGGTTGCCATGGCAGTGGCATTGGCAGAGGGGGCAGAAGTCAACAGCAGTGttgctgaggaggagggacgcaCACCACTGATTGGAGCTGCTATTGGG GGGTCACTGCTGGCCTGTGAGTTCCTTCTGCAGAATGGCGCTAACATCAACTACCGAGATCTGAGAGGACAAGGGGCGCTGCATGCTGCTGCCACCGCTGGACACACAGG ACAGGTGTGCCTGTTGCTGAAGAGAGGAGGCAATCAGTATGCTGCAGATGAGAGAGGGCAGGACCCATTAGCcattgccatggaaacagcCCATGCTGACATTGTTACTCT ACTGCGAATGGCCAGGATGAATGAAGAGATGAGAGATTCAGATGGCATCTTTGGAGCTGCGG
- the ilkap gene encoding integrin-linked kinase-associated serine/threonine phosphatase 2C isoform X3: protein MQTLTLREEGRTRRKSRKFGYVAARRGEREEMQDAHVLLPDMSSFVSALPKQVSRVSYFAVFDGHGGARASRFAAEHLHQNLANKFPTGDTENMDRLIKKCFFDTFRQTDEEFLRKASSQKPVWKDGSTATCMLVVDSMVYVANLGDSRAVLCRMEATPAGDGQRRAMTLALTKEHNPTMYEERMRIQRAGGTVRDGRVLGVLEVSRSFGDGQYKRCGVISSPDLRTFQVTTNDRFFILACDGLFKVFSAEEAVNFVLNILQDKSVEQRVGLTEEEARFEAACQQLASEAVRRGCADNVTVILISVNF, encoded by the exons GGCTATGTGGCAGCAAGGCGTGGTGAACGGGAGGAGATGCAGGATGCTCATGTGCTGCTGCCCGACATGAGCAGCTTTGTATCGGCTCTACCAAAACAAGT GTCTCGTGTTTCATACTTTGCCGTGTTTGACGGTCATGGTGGAGCGCGTGCCTCTCGTTTTGCGGCAGAACATCTGCATCAAAACCTGGCAAACAAGTTTCCCACTG gaGACACTGAGAATATGGACAGACTCATTAAGAAATGCTTCTTTGACAccttcagacagacagatgaagaaTTTCTAAGGAAAGCTTCCAGCCA GAAACCAGTGTGGAAGGATGGCTCCACAGCCACCTGCATGCTTGTGGTGGACAGCATGGTCTATGTGGCCAATCTGGGAGACAGCAGG GCGGTGTTATGCCGGATGGAGGCAACGCCAGCAGGAGATGGACAGAGGAGGGCGATGACTCTCGCTCTGACTAAAGAACACAACCCAACTATGTACGAGGAGAGAATGAGGATCCAGAGAGCTGGAGGCACTGTCAG ggATGGAAGGGTGCTGGGTGTTCTCGAAGTGTCTCGCTCTTTCGGAGATGGTCAGTACAAGCGTTGTGGAGTAATTTCATCCCCCGACTTGAGGACATTTCAGGTCACCACCAATGACAG GTTCTTCATTCTGGCCTGTGACGGCttgtttaaagtgttttctgcAGAGGAAGCTGTAAATTTTGTCCTCAACATTCTGCAG gATAAGAGTGTAGAGCAGAGGGTGGggctgacagaggaggaggcgCGGTTTGAAGCTGCCTGCCAACAGCTGGCCAGTGAGGCGGTGAGACGAGGCTGTGCTGACAATGTCACCGTGATCCTGATTTCTGTCAATTTTTGA